Proteins found in one Cyanobacteria bacterium FACHB-DQ100 genomic segment:
- a CDS encoding ferrochelatase, translating to MGRVGVLLLNLGGPDKIEDVRPFLYNLFADPEIIRLPFPWLQSPLAWLISTLRSKKSQQNYLQIGGGSPLRRITEEQAQALQEQLRQRGQEVSVYIGMRYWHPFTEEAISRIKRDQIDKLVVLPLYPQFSISTSGSSFRLLEQLWEEDPALQKIDYTVIPTWYDRPGYLQAMADLIAQELDRFEHPDDVHVFFSAHGVPVSYVEEAGDPYQHEIEQCTALIMKTLARPNSYTLAYQSRVGPVEWLKPYTEDALEELAEEGVKDLAVVPISFVSEHIETLQEIDMEYREVAEEAGIERFERVPALNTHPIFIGELATMVTDALNAPSVHFSEVARPQKRVKMYPQEGWEWGMTTSAEVWNGRVAMIGLIALIIEMILGRGPLHAFGLLG from the coding sequence ATGGGTCGCGTAGGAGTCTTACTGCTAAATCTTGGAGGGCCGGACAAGATCGAGGATGTGCGTCCCTTTCTTTACAACTTGTTCGCTGATCCGGAAATTATTCGACTACCGTTCCCGTGGCTTCAGAGTCCACTCGCCTGGTTGATTTCGACGCTGCGATCGAAAAAATCCCAACAAAACTATCTCCAAATTGGGGGTGGCTCTCCGCTGCGCCGCATTACCGAAGAACAGGCGCAAGCGCTTCAAGAGCAACTCCGCCAGCGCGGTCAAGAAGTGAGCGTCTACATCGGAATGCGTTACTGGCATCCGTTCACCGAAGAAGCAATTTCCAGAATCAAACGCGACCAAATCGACAAGCTGGTAGTTCTGCCGCTCTATCCTCAGTTTTCGATCAGCACCAGCGGATCGAGCTTCCGGCTCTTAGAGCAACTTTGGGAAGAAGATCCCGCCCTGCAAAAGATTGACTACACCGTTATTCCCACTTGGTACGATCGTCCCGGCTACCTGCAAGCAATGGCAGATTTGATCGCTCAAGAACTCGATCGCTTCGAGCATCCAGACGATGTTCACGTTTTCTTCAGCGCTCACGGTGTTCCGGTGAGCTACGTTGAAGAAGCAGGCGATCCCTATCAGCACGAGATTGAACAGTGTACTGCGCTGATTATGAAGACGCTCGCTCGACCCAACTCCTACACCTTGGCGTATCAAAGCCGGGTCGGCCCGGTGGAGTGGCTCAAACCCTATACCGAAGATGCGCTCGAAGAACTCGCGGAAGAAGGAGTAAAAGATCTCGCAGTTGTGCCGATCAGCTTTGTGTCTGAGCATATCGAGACGCTGCAAGAAATTGACATGGAATATCGCGAAGTTGCGGAAGAAGCAGGCATTGAGCGATTTGAGCGAGTTCCGGCTCTCAATACGCACCCAATCTTTATTGGCGAGTTAGCCACGATGGTTACGGATGCGCTGAATGCGCCGTCTGTCCATTTCTCAGAAGTCGCTCGCCCTCAGAAGCGAGTGAAGATGTATCCCCAGGAAGGGTGGGAATGGGGCATGACCACCTCCGCTGAGGTCTGGAACGGACGAGTCGCGATGATTGGCTTGATTGCCTTGATCATTGAGATGATTCTTGGTCGTGGCCCGCTCCACGCTTTTGGACTGCTCGGCTAA
- a CDS encoding GvpL/GvpF family gas vesicle protein produces MSNLYLYGIFPAPGPQNLELQGLDQKPVQTEIIDGFAFLYSEAKQDRYLASRRNLLGHEKVLEQAMRAGYRTLLPLQFGLTIDTWETVAHQLTAPHSDHLHRLFEKLSGHREVSIKLFWDSAEELKALMAQDAALRTKRDSLEGKSLSMDEIVHIGQAIEQAMNDRRESIVAAFQTTLNSMALEAVENELLTEAMIYNAAYLIPWDLESEFSQKVEWLDQQFEGRLKIRYNDFTAPYNFAQFDRG; encoded by the coding sequence ATGAGCAATCTTTATCTCTACGGCATTTTCCCCGCTCCCGGCCCTCAAAACCTTGAACTTCAAGGACTAGACCAAAAGCCTGTTCAAACCGAAATCATAGACGGATTTGCGTTTTTGTACTCCGAAGCAAAACAAGACCGTTATCTTGCAAGTCGGCGCAATCTGCTTGGACACGAAAAAGTATTAGAACAAGCGATGAGAGCAGGATATCGCACCTTATTACCGCTCCAGTTTGGGCTAACGATCGACACTTGGGAAACCGTTGCTCACCAACTGACTGCACCGCACTCTGATCATCTTCACCGTCTGTTTGAAAAGCTGTCAGGACACCGAGAAGTCAGCATCAAACTATTTTGGGATAGCGCCGAAGAACTAAAAGCATTGATGGCGCAAGATGCAGCACTGAGAACCAAGCGAGACAGCTTAGAAGGAAAATCGCTCAGTATGGATGAGATTGTCCACATTGGGCAAGCGATCGAACAAGCGATGAACGATCGACGCGAATCGATCGTCGCTGCCTTTCAAACCACGCTTAATTCGATGGCGCTTGAAGCAGTCGAAAACGAATTGCTGACAGAAGCAATGATCTACAATGCAGCCTACTTAATTCCGTGGGATTTGGAATCGGAATTTAGTCAAAAAGTGGAATGGCTCGATCAACAGTTCGAGGGACGTTTGAAGATTCGCTACAACGATTTCACGGCTCCTTACAATTTCGCACAGTTCGATCGGGGGTGA
- the gvpA gene encoding gas vesicle structural protein GvpA, with translation MAVEKVNSSSSLAEVVDRILDKGIVVDAWVRVSLVGIELLAVEARVVIASVETYLKYAEAVGLTAQAAVPAA, from the coding sequence ATGGCTGTTGAAAAAGTAAACTCCTCATCCAGCTTGGCAGAAGTGGTCGATCGTATCCTCGACAAAGGAATTGTGGTCGATGCTTGGGTGCGCGTTTCACTCGTCGGCATCGAACTGTTGGCGGTTGAAGCACGAGTTGTAATCGCTTCGGTCGAGACCTACCTGAAATATGCTGAAGCGGTCGGATTGACTGCTCAAGCAGCGGTTCCTGCTGCATAG
- a CDS encoding serine hydrolase yields the protein MTFFHKDERLETLGDRVLQATWAEFRELAPNQIAMTWIVYDSPVFVNTGGAIRPEEFWQRSPRGFAYRGVENIYPASVVKLFYLVAAHEWLERGMIPPSAELDRAMRDMIVDSSNDATGLVVDVLSGTTGGPELPPAPFETWKYQRNIVNRYFQSLNWSEFTTINVNQKTWCDGPYGRERSFYGENFDNRNMLTTNATARLLHSIVGGVAVTPERSRSMMELMQRSLNPSDLEADPENQVVGFIGGGVPQTAKVWSKAGLMSRVRHDAAYVELPDLQPFLLVIFTEGKSHSNNEAILPFVTQKISEAMKEI from the coding sequence ATGACTTTTTTCCACAAAGACGAACGGTTAGAAACTTTGGGCGATCGAGTCTTGCAAGCGACTTGGGCAGAGTTTCGGGAACTCGCTCCAAATCAAATTGCAATGACCTGGATTGTGTATGACTCGCCCGTGTTCGTCAATACTGGCGGCGCAATTCGTCCGGAGGAGTTTTGGCAACGATCGCCCAGAGGCTTTGCTTATCGGGGAGTTGAAAATATCTACCCTGCCAGTGTGGTCAAATTGTTTTACCTCGTCGCGGCTCATGAATGGCTAGAACGTGGCATGATTCCACCCTCTGCCGAACTCGATCGAGCCATGCGCGATATGATTGTCGATTCCAGCAATGATGCAACCGGACTCGTCGTTGATGTCCTAAGCGGCACAACCGGAGGGCCTGAACTGCCTCCCGCCCCGTTTGAAACCTGGAAATACCAGCGCAACATCGTCAATCGTTATTTTCAGTCGCTCAACTGGTCAGAGTTCACTACGATTAACGTGAATCAAAAAACTTGGTGTGATGGCCCTTACGGACGAGAGCGATCGTTTTACGGCGAGAACTTTGACAATCGCAACATGCTCACAACCAATGCGACCGCAAGATTATTGCATAGCATCGTCGGTGGCGTTGCCGTTACACCGGAACGATCGCGCTCGATGATGGAGCTGATGCAGCGATCGCTCAATCCATCTGACCTCGAAGCCGATCCCGAAAACCAAGTGGTCGGCTTTATCGGCGGCGGTGTTCCCCAAACGGCAAAAGTTTGGTCAAAAGCCGGACTAATGAGCCGAGTGCGCCACGATGCAGCTTATGTTGAACTTCCCGACTTACAGCCTTTTTTGCTCGTTATCTTTACTGAGGGCAAGTCTCATAGCAACAATGAAGCGATTTTGCCGTTTGTCACCCAGAAAATTAGCGAAGCGATGAAAGAAATTTAG
- a CDS encoding putative N-acetylmannosamine-6-phosphate 2-epimerase, whose amino-acid sequence MTNRFAQLVKTMEYGLIVSCQAPPKSPLRHPSIIAALAEAAIAENAVAVRVDTPEHITAVRQRVSAPMIGLWKQSVPNSEIYITPQFAHACAIAEAGADLIAIDATLRDRPEPVATLIDRIHTELDKPVVADVDTLEAAIAAAEAGADFIATTLYGYTPATLQQTPPALNLVSQLAEKLDTPILCEGGIASPQMARQALDLGAYAVVVGTAITGIEAQVQAFDRALRHKPPALLIKHDERYHFALFSQEHPSYRSYVRSKLRQYNAESTIRDGCFEQGALRGTPIEIFLLDDRQKIRAGVVGLTRWNWLLIETLWVEESLRRRGFGKQLMLMAEREAKRRGCTEAILDTFSCQAKGFYENLGYEMFAQVDDYPSGYSFFQLKKEL is encoded by the coding sequence ATGACAAACCGCTTTGCCCAACTGGTCAAAACAATGGAATACGGGCTAATTGTTTCTTGTCAAGCCCCGCCTAAGTCTCCCCTCCGGCACCCCTCGATTATTGCAGCCCTTGCAGAAGCCGCGATCGCTGAGAATGCCGTTGCCGTTCGAGTTGATACACCAGAGCATATTACTGCGGTACGTCAGCGCGTTTCTGCTCCTATGATTGGACTGTGGAAGCAGTCTGTTCCAAACTCTGAAATCTATATTACGCCTCAATTTGCACATGCTTGCGCGATCGCTGAAGCTGGGGCTGATTTGATTGCGATCGATGCGACGCTGCGCGATCGCCCCGAACCGGTCGCCACTTTAATCGATCGCATCCACACTGAATTAGATAAACCTGTGGTGGCTGACGTGGATACCCTAGAAGCGGCGATCGCCGCTGCTGAAGCTGGAGCCGATTTCATCGCAACGACGCTCTATGGCTATACCCCAGCCACTCTACAGCAAACACCCCCAGCGCTTAACCTGGTCAGCCAACTTGCGGAGAAGTTAGACACCCCTATTTTGTGTGAGGGCGGTATTGCATCTCCTCAGATGGCAAGACAAGCGCTTGATCTCGGAGCTTACGCCGTTGTGGTTGGCACTGCAATTACTGGCATCGAAGCACAAGTGCAGGCATTCGATCGAGCATTACGGCATAAACCTCCGGCGCTTTTGATTAAGCATGATGAGCGGTATCATTTTGCGCTGTTCTCGCAAGAACATCCTTCTTATCGCAGCTATGTGCGATCGAAACTGCGGCAATACAACGCAGAAAGTACAATCCGGGATGGATGTTTTGAGCAAGGGGCACTGCGGGGAACGCCGATTGAGATTTTTCTGCTTGACGATCGCCAGAAAATTAGAGCTGGAGTAGTTGGGCTAACTCGGTGGAATTGGTTGCTGATTGAAACGCTTTGGGTCGAGGAGTCGCTGCGTCGTCGGGGATTTGGCAAACAATTAATGCTGATGGCAGAACGAGAAGCAAAGCGGCGCGGCTGCACAGAAGCGATCTTGGATACCTTTAGCTGTCAAGCGAAGGGATTTTACGAAAACCTAGGCTACGAAATGTTTGCTCAGGTCGATGACTATCCATCCGGCTATAGCTTCTTTCAGCTTAAGAAGGAACTCTAA
- a CDS encoding response regulator produces MTEQNLILIVESNATDMCVLLEVLETAGYETLAARSGEDAITKLSEVVPDLILLAVMLPGIDGFETCYRIKSSETTEEIPIMFITACTQPENKVRGLTLGAVDYITKPFQQAEVLARVRTHLRLRQQTRQLKELNEQLEQRVTERTAQLSRSLDELQAAQLQLIQQEKMSALGQLVSGIGHEINNPLNSITGNLAHAQQYVQDLLNHLALYHQVYPDPVAEIAQDAEAIDLPYLKTDLIHLLKTLQVAADRIAHISQSLRVFSRDDSENEIALQIQEGIDSTLLLLQHRLKANSQRPAIQVTRNYADIPPVPCYPGQLNQVFMNLLANAIDAIDESHRAKDPAEIAANPHQIQIVTELKAGRVVIRIRDNGIGMSQTVQQEMFKPTFTTKPVGKGTGLGLAIAYQIIVEKHGGSLICNSAPGVGTEFTIKLPL; encoded by the coding sequence ATGACGGAACAGAATCTAATTTTAATAGTGGAGAGCAACGCGACAGATATGTGCGTTCTGCTGGAGGTCTTGGAGACCGCTGGATACGAAACCTTAGCTGCAAGAAGCGGCGAAGACGCGATCACCAAACTAAGCGAGGTTGTCCCTGATTTGATCTTGTTAGCTGTAATGCTGCCGGGAATCGATGGATTTGAGACCTGCTATCGCATCAAATCCAGTGAGACCACGGAAGAAATTCCGATCATGTTTATTACAGCTTGTACCCAGCCTGAAAATAAAGTGAGAGGGCTGACACTTGGAGCAGTCGATTACATCACAAAGCCGTTTCAGCAAGCCGAAGTTCTCGCTCGTGTGCGAACTCATCTCAGGCTGAGACAGCAAACCCGTCAGCTAAAGGAACTGAACGAGCAATTAGAACAGCGTGTGACTGAGAGAACCGCCCAACTTTCGCGATCGCTTGATGAATTACAAGCCGCTCAACTACAACTAATTCAGCAAGAAAAAATGTCCGCGCTCGGTCAACTGGTGTCGGGGATTGGACATGAGATTAATAACCCTTTGAACTCAATCACTGGAAACCTTGCCCATGCCCAGCAATATGTCCAGGATTTGCTCAATCATCTAGCGCTGTATCACCAGGTTTATCCCGACCCTGTAGCTGAGATCGCGCAAGATGCCGAAGCGATCGATCTGCCATATCTCAAAACCGATTTAATCCATCTGCTCAAGACCCTACAGGTTGCTGCCGATCGCATTGCTCACATTAGCCAGTCGCTTCGAGTTTTTTCCCGTGACGATAGCGAAAACGAGATTGCTCTGCAAATTCAGGAGGGGATAGACAGTACCCTTTTACTACTTCAGCATCGCCTAAAAGCGAATTCGCAACGCCCTGCGATTCAGGTGACTCGTAATTACGCGGACATTCCGCCTGTACCGTGTTATCCAGGACAGTTAAATCAAGTTTTTATGAATCTTTTGGCAAATGCGATCGATGCGATCGATGAGTCCCATCGCGCGAAAGATCCAGCAGAGATCGCCGCGAATCCCCATCAAATTCAGATTGTGACAGAGTTAAAGGCGGGTCGGGTGGTCATTCGGATTCGAGATAACGGCATTGGGATGTCCCAAACGGTGCAGCAGGAAATGTTCAAGCCAACGTTTACCACTAAGCCCGTTGGTAAAGGAACAGGACTGGGACTCGCGATCGCCTATCAGATCATTGTGGAAAAACACGGGGGAAGCCTGATATGCAATTCTGCTCCGGGTGTGGGAACAGAATTTACGATCAAGCTTCCCCTATAG
- a CDS encoding DUF2301 domain-containing membrane protein, with translation MQTQEQIVYQGQFGTFTLDDHDRQGVIVYRTGLAIAALSFAIAAGFAFLQNYAWITPLYFIFWAALGVSLFTIHIYLKPLHLALQAFWVIGGIASIALLFMSSEPLGLYVYQHPIWIFGVGFTFAALTGIFFKEAVCFNRFETKFLTPIVPLLLLGHLTGRLPILWEQALLGGWAVLFIVFAIRKSIQSIPPDIGDKSVFEYLKTQS, from the coding sequence ATGCAAACTCAAGAACAGATCGTATATCAAGGCCAATTCGGAACGTTCACGCTCGATGATCACGATCGACAAGGCGTGATTGTCTACCGCACTGGACTCGCGATCGCTGCGTTGAGTTTTGCGATCGCGGCCGGATTCGCTTTTCTCCAAAATTACGCTTGGATTACGCCACTCTATTTCATCTTTTGGGCAGCATTAGGAGTCAGTTTATTTACGATTCATATCTATCTCAAACCCCTGCATCTAGCACTTCAGGCATTCTGGGTGATCGGCGGAATTGCTTCGATCGCGCTCTTATTCATGAGTTCTGAGCCGTTAGGATTGTATGTGTATCAGCATCCCATTTGGATTTTTGGAGTTGGATTCACGTTCGCAGCGTTAACCGGAATTTTTTTCAAAGAGGCAGTTTGCTTTAATCGCTTCGAGACAAAATTCCTCACGCCGATCGTGCCACTGCTATTGCTTGGACACCTAACCGGACGGCTGCCAATCTTGTGGGAACAAGCATTATTAGGAGGTTGGGCAGTCCTATTCATCGTTTTCGCAATTCGGAAATCAATTCAATCTATCCCACCTGATATCGGGGATAAAAGTGTGTTTGAGTATCTCAAGACTCAGAGCTAG
- the dprA gene encoding DNA-protecting protein DprA, giving the protein MSEERAFWLAWSKVSGVGAVLQKRIQTHFGSLSTAWTVTPEELAEVEGIGKQSAIAICAHRHQIQVDRLLQDQETQDFLTPADPDYPQLLAEIPDPPPVLYYRGDLSLIRDLDRQSAVAIVGTRQPSDYGRRWTRKLSKTLAQHGFIVMSGLADGIDAEAHSSCLEAGGQTIAVLGTGVDVVYPYKNRRLYDQLLETGLALSEYPAGTQPDRAHFPRRNRIVAGLSRAVLVMEAPIKSGALITATLANEYGREVYALPGSLDNPRSGGCLALMSKGAQIILGESELIEAIGAIPALDQTREPESTQPPLLDLAPELSQVLQAISTIAQQSNYASAPFDLIVQTAAMSTATVSSSLLQLELIGLVTQVPGMRYQVRS; this is encoded by the coding sequence TTGAGTGAAGAACGCGCATTTTGGCTAGCTTGGTCAAAGGTTTCAGGAGTCGGAGCCGTTTTGCAAAAGCGAATTCAAACTCATTTTGGCAGTTTGAGTACCGCTTGGACGGTTACACCAGAAGAATTAGCAGAAGTTGAAGGTATCGGAAAGCAAAGCGCGATCGCAATCTGCGCTCATCGTCATCAAATTCAGGTCGATCGCCTCCTGCAAGACCAGGAAACTCAAGACTTTCTCACGCCTGCTGATCCAGATTATCCACAGCTCCTCGCTGAAATTCCCGATCCGCCCCCGGTTCTCTACTACCGAGGTGATTTGAGCTTGATTCGAGACCTCGATCGCCAAAGCGCCGTTGCGATCGTCGGAACTCGCCAACCCTCCGACTATGGCAGACGCTGGACTCGCAAACTCAGCAAAACTCTAGCGCAGCACGGATTTATTGTGATGTCGGGCTTAGCCGACGGCATTGATGCTGAAGCTCATAGCAGTTGCCTCGAAGCAGGGGGTCAAACGATCGCCGTTCTTGGAACAGGCGTAGACGTAGTTTACCCCTACAAAAATCGCCGCCTGTATGATCAACTGCTTGAAACCGGACTGGCTCTGAGCGAATATCCTGCTGGAACCCAGCCCGATCGCGCTCACTTCCCCCGGCGCAATCGCATCGTTGCGGGCTTATCTCGTGCAGTCTTAGTGATGGAAGCCCCGATCAAATCAGGCGCACTGATCACAGCAACCCTGGCAAACGAGTACGGTCGAGAGGTATATGCGCTTCCAGGAAGTCTTGATAATCCCAGATCAGGCGGCTGTTTAGCGCTAATGAGCAAGGGCGCTCAGATCATTTTGGGTGAATCAGAACTGATTGAAGCGATCGGAGCGATTCCAGCGCTCGATCAAACGAGAGAACCGGAATCGACACAGCCCCCTCTGCTCGATCTCGCGCCTGAATTATCGCAAGTATTACAAGCCATCTCGACGATCGCTCAGCAATCTAACTACGCTTCGGCTCCATTCGATCTCATTGTTCAAACCGCAGCAATGTCTACTGCAACCGTATCCAGCTCATTGTTACAGCTAGAGCTAATCGGGCTCGTTACTCAAGTTCCTGGAATGCGGTATCAAGTGAGATCGTAG
- a CDS encoding C40 family peptidase has product MHYRTIANLNLYDSPDLTRLATQAAIGRYLKILSDSPLQVMTCEDDYPGWLDPQDLKFLEEAETPYQSPVWTAQEVRDRIPEVIAFTQAAMSVPNEYLWGGTVAPNYDCSGLMQAAFASVGIRLPRDAYQQEAFLQPVEELIPGDFVFFGTPEKATHVGLYLGDDRYIHSSGKDKGRNGIGIDLLSEEGDAVSRYYYSVYRGAGRVISSYIPQH; this is encoded by the coding sequence ATGCACTATCGCACGATCGCGAATCTCAATCTCTACGATTCACCGGATTTAACCCGATTGGCAACGCAAGCCGCGATCGGTCGTTATCTCAAAATTTTGTCAGATTCGCCGCTTCAGGTGATGACTTGTGAGGATGATTATCCGGGATGGCTTGATCCGCAGGATTTGAAGTTTTTGGAAGAAGCAGAAACTCCGTATCAATCGCCTGTATGGACGGCTCAGGAGGTTCGCGATCGTATTCCTGAAGTTATTGCCTTTACTCAAGCTGCAATGTCTGTTCCAAATGAATATCTATGGGGCGGAACGGTTGCACCGAACTATGATTGTTCTGGATTGATGCAGGCAGCATTTGCTTCGGTTGGGATTCGCTTACCAAGAGATGCTTATCAACAAGAAGCCTTTTTGCAGCCTGTAGAGGAGTTAATTCCAGGGGATTTCGTATTTTTTGGTACACCTGAGAAAGCCACTCATGTTGGGCTTTATTTGGGGGACGATCGCTACATTCACAGTTCTGGCAAAGACAAAGGACGCAATGGAATCGGAATTGATCTGCTTTCGGAAGAGGGCGATGCTGTGAGTCGCTATTACTATTCGGTGTATCGAGGAGCAGGAAGAGTGATCTCTAGCTATATTCCCCAGCATTAA
- a CDS encoding gas vesicle protein K, whose protein sequence is MSPQSSQLTPTSNKSGLAPLLLTVVELIRQLMEAQVIRRMDNGQLSDRDLDRAAESLRQLEAQVVRMCEIFEIDPADLNIDLGEVGTLLPKAGGYYPGERSASPTILELLDRLLNTGVVLQGDLDLGLADIDLIHAKLQLVLTSKPL, encoded by the coding sequence GTGTCCCCCCAATCAAGCCAACTCACCCCCACCTCAAACAAATCAGGACTCGCACCCTTGCTGTTGACCGTCGTTGAACTGATTCGTCAACTGATGGAAGCACAAGTGATCCGACGCATGGACAACGGACAACTGAGCGATCGCGACCTCGATCGAGCGGCGGAAAGTTTGCGCCAACTAGAGGCACAAGTCGTGCGGATGTGCGAAATTTTTGAGATTGATCCAGCAGATTTGAATATTGATCTGGGCGAAGTGGGCACGTTATTACCAAAAGCTGGAGGTTACTATCCGGGTGAACGATCAGCGAGTCCCACAATTTTGGAACTGCTCGATCGATTACTCAATACAGGCGTAGTGCTGCAAGGTGATCTCGATTTGGGACTTGCTGACATTGATCTAATTCACGCCAAACTCCAACTGGTTCTCACGTCCAAGCCCCTTTAG
- the gvpN gene encoding gas vesicle protein GvpN: MTTVLRASPRRFVSTPAIERIATRALRYLQSGFSVHLRGCAGVGKTTLALHLADLLSRPIMLMYGDDDSKSSDLIGAQAGYTRKKVVDNYIHSVVKVEDEMKHTWVDSRLTLACREGFTLVYDEFNRSRPEVNNVLLSALEEKLLVLPPTSNQTEYIRVNPQFRAILTSNPEEYCGVHSTQDALMDRLVTINIPEPDELTQQEILIQKTEIERLSAALIVRLIRSFRQKTKADKASGLRSALVIAKVCQEHNIPVLPEDSEFRDICSDVLLSRASLPLEDATKILWELLNEMIGAVEPPSLTSQVAELLDGLPHQPTEHLTQEQQIYRYLLRLDGAGLTELESEFSLARTELLEALRSLVAQELVIHRDRRFFAVAPVQSEA; encoded by the coding sequence GTGACGACTGTATTAAGAGCTAGCCCCCGCCGTTTTGTCAGTACCCCTGCGATCGAACGGATTGCAACTCGCGCTTTGCGATATTTGCAATCCGGTTTTTCTGTCCATTTACGCGGCTGTGCCGGAGTCGGTAAAACGACCTTAGCGCTGCATTTAGCAGACCTGTTATCGCGCCCGATCATGCTGATGTATGGAGATGACGACTCAAAAAGCTCGGATCTCATCGGGGCACAAGCAGGATACACCCGAAAGAAAGTGGTGGATAACTACATTCACAGCGTCGTCAAAGTCGAAGACGAGATGAAGCATACTTGGGTCGATTCGCGATTGACTCTGGCTTGTCGAGAAGGTTTTACGCTGGTGTACGACGAATTCAATCGATCGCGCCCCGAAGTGAATAACGTCTTGCTATCCGCCCTAGAAGAAAAGCTTTTAGTGCTGCCTCCGACGAGCAATCAAACCGAATATATCCGCGTCAATCCCCAGTTTCGAGCGATTTTGACCTCAAACCCGGAAGAGTATTGCGGTGTGCATTCGACTCAGGATGCGCTAATGGATCGACTGGTGACGATCAACATTCCAGAACCGGATGAACTCACCCAGCAAGAGATTCTGATTCAGAAGACCGAAATTGAGCGGCTCAGTGCAGCCCTGATCGTGCGATTAATCCGATCGTTTCGGCAAAAAACCAAGGCAGACAAAGCATCAGGACTGCGATCGGCATTAGTGATTGCGAAAGTTTGCCAGGAACACAATATCCCTGTTCTGCCTGAAGATTCGGAATTTCGGGATATTTGCTCGGATGTCTTGCTGTCGCGAGCGAGCCTGCCCCTTGAAGATGCAACTAAAATACTCTGGGAACTGCTGAATGAAATGATCGGCGCGGTGGAGCCGCCATCGCTGACCTCGCAAGTAGCAGAACTACTCGATGGATTGCCACATCAGCCCACTGAACACTTGACTCAAGAACAGCAGATTTATCGCTATCTACTGCGATTAGACGGAGCAGGACTTACTGAGCTTGAAAGCGAGTTTAGTCTGGCTCGGACAGAACTTTTAGAAGCGCTGCGATCGTTAGTGGCTCAAGAACTTGTGATTCATCGCGATCGACGCTTTTTTGCGGTTGCACCTGTCCAATCCGAAGCGTAA
- a CDS encoding gas vesicle protein GvpG codes for MVLRLLFAPVTGLGWIAEQIQERVDAELDQTENLNKRLLALQLAFDLGEIPEEEFEVQEEELLLAIQALEDQNCS; via the coding sequence ATGGTTTTACGTTTGTTATTTGCCCCTGTGACTGGGCTGGGTTGGATCGCTGAACAAATCCAAGAGCGAGTTGATGCTGAGCTAGATCAGACCGAGAACTTGAATAAGCGGTTGTTGGCTTTACAGCTTGCCTTTGATCTGGGTGAGATTCCGGAGGAAGAATTTGAAGTTCAGGAAGAAGAATTGTTGCTGGCAATTCAAGCTCTCGAAGATCAGAATTGCTCTTGA
- a CDS encoding gas vesicle protein: protein MSSQKSMPTATGSTLADVLERVLDKGIVIAGDISVSVATTELLTIRIRLLIASVDKAKEMGINWWENNPHFSSPPKELIETNQRLLDRVDTLEKELAALRSAPKKLTQTNTLESLLEDL, encoded by the coding sequence ATGAGCAGTCAGAAATCCATGCCCACTGCGACCGGATCAACGTTAGCCGATGTCTTAGAGCGCGTTCTAGACAAAGGAATCGTGATCGCGGGAGACATTTCCGTTTCCGTTGCCACCACCGAGCTACTGACGATTCGGATTCGGCTTTTAATTGCTTCCGTCGATAAAGCCAAAGAAATGGGGATCAACTGGTGGGAAAACAATCCCCACTTCAGTTCGCCTCCAAAAGAATTAATCGAAACGAATCAGCGACTGCTCGATCGCGTTGACACGCTGGAAAAAGAACTCGCGGCCCTCCGCTCAGCGCCGAAAAAATTGACGCAGACGAACACTCTAGAATCACTGCTTGAGGATTTGTAG